One Salvia splendens isolate huo1 chromosome 12, SspV2, whole genome shotgun sequence genomic window carries:
- the LOC121758878 gene encoding serine/threonine-protein kinase TOR-like isoform X2 yields MALATTAQSSRYIGPAAATGANNLDALNRVLADLSVRGNPKDGAAPALRRYVEEQARDLSGEAFSRFMDQLYDRLTGLLDSNDVAENLGALRAIDELIDVEIGENAVKVGKIANYMRTAFEAKREPETLVIASKVLGHLARAGGAMTADEVERLVRIALDWLRGDRVEYRRFAAVLILKEMAENASTVFNVHVPEFVDAIWVALRDPKLDVRERAVEALRACLRVIEKRETRWRVQWYYRMFEATQDGLGRNAPIHSIHGSLLAVGELLRNTGEFMMSRYREVAEIVLRYLEHRDRLVRLSITSLLPRIAHFLRDRFVTNYLTICMKHILHVLKIPAEAASGFIALGEMAGALDGELINYLPTITSHLRDAIAPRRGRPSMEALACVGNIAKSMGPSMEPHVRSLLDAMFSVGLSSTLVEALENITGSIPSLLPTLQVRLLECISGVLSRHQQVQPRPSVALSRTSSSAATLQVSEPNGSALVQLALQTLARFNFKGHDLLEFARESVVVYLEDEDGGTRKDAALCCCKLMANSLSGISAAQFSSSRTSRASGKRRRLVEEIVEKLLIAAVADADVAVRRSIFSSLHEGGEFDDFLAQADCLTAVFAALNDEDYEVREFAISVAGRLSEKNPAYVLPALRRHLIQLLTYLKQSADSKCREESAKLLGCLIRNCERLILPYIAPVHKALIAKLNEGTGVNANNGIISGVLVTVGDLARVGGFAMRQYIPELMPLIVEALLDGAAAMKREVAVTTLGQVVQSTGYVITPYNEYPQLLGLLLKLLNGELAWSTRRGVLKVLGIMGALDPHAHKRNQLSLPGSHGEVVRAAGDPGQHIRSMDELPMDLWPSFATSEDYYSTVAISSLMRIFRDPSLSSYHQKVVGSLIFIFKSMGLGCVPYLPKVLPDLLHTVRTCDDFLKEYIIWKLGTLVSIVRQHIRKYLPDLLCLVSELWSSSFALPASNRLVHGSPILHLLEQLCLALNDEFRTHLPFILPSCIQVLSDAKRFKDYTYVTDILRTLEVFGGTLDEHMHLLLPALIRIFKANASVEVRCAAIRSLIRLIPRVQVTGHISALVHHLKLVLDGKSDELRKDAVDALCCLAQALGEDFAIFIPSIRKLLVKHRMRHKDFEEIEGRLQRREPLVLGNAASQKQNRRFPGEVISDPLSDTEEEGRTDPQKPHQVNESRLRAAGEASQRSTKEDWAEWMRHFSIELLKESPSPALRTCAKLAQLQPFVGRELFAAGFVSCWTQLNEACRRQLVRSLEMAFSSPNIPPEILATLLNLAEFMEHDERPLPIDIRLLGALAEKCRAFAKALHYKEMEFEGACSNRMDGNPVAVVEALIHINNQLHQHEAAVGILTYAQQNLGVQLKESWYEKLQRWDDALKAYTVKATQASTPHLVLDATLGRMRCLAALARWEELNNLCKEYWTPAEPAARLEMAPTAAISAWNMGEWDQMAEYVSRLDDGDETKLRVLGNTAATGDGSSNGTFFRAVLLVRRGKYDEAREYVERARKCLATEVAALVVESYERAYSNMVRIQQLSELEEVMDYCTLPVGNTVAEGRRDLIRNMWNERIKGAKRNVEVWQALLAVRSLVLPPTEDAETWIKFASLCRKSGRISQARSTLTKLLQFDPETTPETVRYHGDPQVILAYLEYQWSIGDEHKRKDAFCRLKDLASDLSRTNVHQPTTQSGIHGCSNVSLIARVYLKLGTWQWALSPVLDDDSIPEILGAFRHATHSATKWAKAWHKWALFNTAVMSHYTLRSFPSIASQFVVAAVTGYFHSIASAAHAKGVDDSLQDILRLLTLWFNHGSTTEVQMALQRGFSLVSINTWLVVLPQIIARIHSNNHAVRELIQSLLVRIGHSHPQALMYPLLVACKSISNLRREAAQEVVDIVRQHSGILVDEAQLVSTELIRVAILWHEMWHEALEEASRLYFGEHNIEGMLNVLEPLHNMLEEGAARNNSTIKEKAFIQAYRHELLEAYECCMRYRRTGNDADLTQAWDLYYHVFRRIDKQLQTLTTLDLQSYWNVVI; encoded by the exons ATGGCTCTCGCAACGACAGCACAGTCAAGTCGCTACATTGGTCCAGCGGCTGCCACCGGAGCTAACAACCTCGACGCTCTTAACCGAGTGCTTGCTGACCTGTCCGTCCGCGGCAATCCAAAG GATGGAGCTGCTCCGGCACTGAGAAGATATGTCGAAGAGCAAGCTCGTGATCTCAGTGGTGAAGCGTTTTCACGTTTTATGGATCAGCTGTACGATCGGCTTACTGGACTTCTAGACAGCAATGATGTTGCTGAAAATTTGGGTGCTTTGAGGGCCATTGATGAGCTAATAGATGTGGAAATCGGGGAGAATGCAGTCAAAGTGGGGAAAATCGCAAATTACATGCGAACTGCGTTTGAGGCAAAGCGTGAACCTGAAACTTTAGTTATTGCTAGTAAAGTTTTGGGCCACTTGGCAAGAGCAGGTGGAGCAATGACAGCTGATGAAGTGGAGAGGCTG GTTAGAATTGCATTGGATTGGCTTCGTGGTGATCGAGTCGAATATCGCCGTTTTGCTgctgttttaattttaaaa GAAATGGCTGAAAATGCTTCAACTGTATTCAATGTGCATGTTCCGGAGTTTGTTGATGCCATATGGGTTGCTCTGAGGGATCCAAAACTGGATGTTCGAGAGCGTGCCGTAGAAGCATTGCGTGCTTGCCTTCGTGTCATTGAGAAGCGTGAGACACGATGGCGAGTCCAATG GTATTATCGTATGTTTGAGGCTACACAAGATGGATTGGGAAGAAATGCCCCTATACATAGCATACATGGCTCTCTGCTTGCAGTTGGGGAACTGCTGAG AAATACAGGCGAGTTTATGATGTCCAGATACAGAGAAGTTGCTGAAATTGTTCTTCGATATTTAGAGCATCGGGATCGGCTTGTTCGTCTAAGCATAACTTCTTTGCTTCCAAGAATTGCTCATTTCCTACGTGATCGTTTTGTAACCAACTATCTGACG ATTTGCATGAAGCATATTCTTCATGTCCTCAAAATCCCTGCAGAAGCTGCCAGTGGGTTTATTGCCCTCGGAGAAATGGCTGGTGCATTGGATGGGGAACTCATCAATTATTTGCCGACAATAACATCTCACTTACGTGATGCG ATTGCTCCTCGCAGAGGGAGACCGTCCATGGAGGCTTTGGCATGTGTTGGAAATATTGCAAAATCCATGGGGCCTTCTATGGAGCCTCATGTACGTAGTCTCTTGGATGCGATGTTTTCGGTTGGGTTGTCTTCCACCCTAGTGGAAGCCCTTGAGAACATAACTGGCAG TATTCCATCTTTGCTTCCAACCCTTCAAGTACGCTTACTTGAGTGCATTTCAGGAGTTCTTTCTCGACACCAACAAGTTCAGCCAAGGCCTTCTGTTGCTCTTAGTCGAACCAGTAGCTCAGCAGCTACTTTACAAGTATCAGAACCCAATGGTTCTGCTCTTGTTCAACTTGCCTTACAAACTCTTGCCCGATTTAATTTTAAG GGTCACGATCTTCTTGAGTTTGCAAGAGAATCTGTTGTGGTATACTTGGAAGATGAGGATGGAGGTACACGGAAAGATGCTGCTTTATGTTGTTGCAAATTAATGGCAAATTCTTTGTCTGGTATCTCCGCTGCCCAGTTTAGTTCTAGTAGGACAAGCCGTGCCAGTGGAAAAAGGCGCCGCCTTGTTGAGGAG ATTGTGGAAAAGCTTCTGATTGCAGCAGTTGCTGATGCTGATGTCGCTGTTAGGCGATCTATATTTTCCTCTCTGCACGAGGGTGGAGAATTTGATGATTTTCTTGCACAGGCTGATTGTTTGACTGCAGTGTTTGCTGCTTTGAACGATGAG GATTATGAAGTTCGGGAATTTGCAATTTCAGTGGCTGGAAGGCTGTCTGAGAAAAATCCTGCATATGTTCTTCCAGCACTCCGTCGCCATCTTATCCAACTATTAACATATCTAAAACAAAG TGCTGATAGCAAATGTAGAGAAGAAAGTGCAAAATTGTTGGGGTGTTTAATTCGCAATTGTGAGAGATTAATACTCCCATATATTGCTCCAGTACACAAG GCCCTTATTGCAAAACTCAATGAAGGAACTGGGGTGAATGCTAATAATGGCATTATAAGCGGAGTCCTGGTAACTGTTGGAGATCTTGCTAGAGTG GGTGGTTTTGCAATGAGACAATACATTCCAGAACTTATGCCTTTGATTGTTGAAGCCTTATTAGATGGTGCTGCCGCCATGAAACGGGAAGTGGCTGTCACCACTCTTGGTCAAGTGGTACAAAGCACAGG TTATGTTATAACTCCATATAATGAGTACCCACAGTTACTTGGGTTGCTTCTAAAACTACTCAATGGTGAGCTAGCTTGGTCTACGAGACGTGGAGTTTTAAAG GTTCTTGGGATAATGGGTGCTTTAGATCCGCACGCACATAAGCGAAACCAACTAAGCTTACCAGGGTCGCATGGTGAAGTTGTTCGTGCAGCTGGTGATCCTGGTCAGCATATTAGGTCTATGGATGAACTACCTATGGATTTGTGGCCATCTTTTGCCACATCAGAAGATTATTATTCCACT GTTGCTATCAGTTCCCTCATGCGTATTTTTAGAGATCCTTCACTTTCTAGTTACCACCAAAAGGTGGTCGGATCCCTTATATTCATATTCAAG TCAATGGGTCTCGGCTGTGTTCCTTATTTACCCAAG GTTCTACCCGATCTCCTCCATACTGTTCGTACTTGTGATGATTTTCTTAAGGAGTATATTATATGGAAACTTGGAACTCTGGTTTCTATAGTTCGGCAG CATATTCGTAAATATCTGCCAGATTTGTTATGTCTAGTATCAGAATTATGGTCATCGTCATTCGCTCTTCCTGCTTCTAACAGACTAGTTCATGGATCTCCG ATTCTCCATTTGCTGGAGCAACTTTGTTTGGCTCTGAATGATGAATTTAGAACACATCTTCCTTTTATTCTTCCATCATGTATTCAAGTCCTAAGTGATGCCAAGAGGTTTAAAGACTATACTTATGTCACTGATATTCTTCGCACTCTTGAAGTTTTTGGTG GAACCTTGGATGAGCATATGCATCTTCTACTTCCGgctctaattcgaatttttaaagcCAATGCTTCAGTAGAAGTGCGGTGTGCTGCTATCAGAAGTCTTATTAGGTTGATTCCTCGCGTGCAG GTCACGGGCCACATATCAGCTCTTGTGCATCACTTGAAGCTCGTCTTGGATGG GAAAAGTGACGAGCTTAGAAAGGATGCTGTTGATGCACTTTGTTGTCTAGCTCAGGCTCTTGGAGAAGACTTCGCTATCTTCATTCCTTCTATCCGTAAACTTTTGGTTAAGCATCGAATGCGG CATAAGGAttttgaagaaattgaaggtCGCTTGCAGAGAAGGGAACCATTGGTTCTTGGCAACGCTGCTTCTCAGAAACAAAATCGTCGGTTCCCTGGTGAAGTTATCAGTGACCCACTAAGTGATACGGAGGAAGAAGGAAGGACTGATCCACAAAAACCTCATCAG gTTAATGAATCTCGATTACGTGCTGCTGGTGAGGCCTCTCAACGCAGTACAAAAGAAGACTGGGCGGAGTGGATGAGGCACTTTAGTATTGAACTACTAAAGGAATCGCCTTCTCCAGCTTTGAGAACATGTGCCAAGCTTGCCCAGCTTCAG CCTTTTGTTGGAAGGGAATTGTTTGCTGCTGGTTTTGTCAGCTGCTGGACTCAGCTGAATGAGGCTTGTCGAAGACAGCTAGTACGGAGCTTGGAAATGGCATTTTCATCTCCAAATATTCCTCCTGAAATTCTTGCTACACTTTTGAACTTG GCTGAGTTTATGGAACATGACGAGAGACCCCTTCCTATTGATATACGGCTATTGGGTGCCCTTGCAGAAAAG TGTCGTGCATTTGCAAAGGCTCTGCACTATAAGGAGATGGAATTTGAAGGTGCCTGCTCAAATAGGATGGATGGTAATCCTGTTGCTGTAGTTGAGGCCCTTATCCATATAAATAATCAATTGCACCAACATGAG GCGGCAGTTGGAATATTGACATATGCTCAACAAAATCTGGGTGTGCAACTGAAGGAGTCATG GTATGAGAAACTTCAACGATGGGATGATGCTCTAAAAGCTTACACTGTAAAAGCCACTCAAGCATCAACTCCACATCTGGTTTTGGATGCAACACTAG GGCGAATGAGATGCCTTGCTGCACTTGCACGGTGGGAAGAACTCAACAATCTCTGCAAGGAGTACTGGACACCTGCTGAGCCAGCTGCTCGACTGGAAATGGCACCAACG GCTGCTATTTCTGCGTGGAACATGGGTGAGTGGGATCAAATGGCAGAATATGTTTCTCGATTGGATGATGGAGATGAAACCAAGCTTCGGGTCTTGGGTAATACTGCTGCTACTGGGGATGGGAGTAGCAATGGAACTTTTTTTAGAGCTGTATTGTTAGTTCGTCGTGGGAAG TATGATGAAGCACGTGAATATGTTGAAAGAGCAAGGAAATGCTTGGCCACAGAAGTTGCTGCATTG GTTGTTGAAAGCTATGAACGTGCTTACAGCAACATGGTTCGCATCCAGCAACTGTCAGAATTAGAGGAG GTTATGGATTACTGCACCCTTCCCGTTGGAAACACGGTAGCTGAAGGACGGAGGGATCTTATCCGCAATATGTGGAATGAACGCATAAAGGGCGCAAAACGAAATGTTGAG GTTTGGCAAGCACTTTTGGCTGTCAGGTCACTTGTTCTGCCACCTACAGAAGATGCAGAGACATGGATAAAATTTGCATCACTTTGCCGTAAAAGTGGCAGAATCAGTCAGGCTAGATCAACATTAACAAAACTCTTACAG TTTGATCCTGAAACAACTCCTGAAACTGTAAGATATCACGGGGACCCACAAGTTATTCTAGCTTATTTGGAATATCAATGGTCAATTGGGGATGAACATAAACGGAAGGATGCCTTTTGCAGACTAAAG GATTTGGCATCGGACCTTTCAAGAACCAATGTGCATCAACCAACCACACAGTCTGGCATACATGGTTGCTCAAATGTGTCTCTCATTGCACGAGTTTATCTTAAATTAGGAACTTGGCAATGGGCACTTTCCCCTGTTCTGGATGACGACTCTATACCAG aaatcctTGGTGCATTCCGACATGCGACTCATTCTGCTACTAAATGGGCCAAAGCTTGGCATAAATGGGCTCTTTTTAATACAGCAGttatgtctcattacactttgAGGAGTTTCCCTAGTATTGCTTCACAGTTTGTCGTTGCTGCTGTCACTGGATATTTTCACTCAATAGCTAGTGCGGCTCATGCTAAGGGAGTGGATGATAGTTTGCAG GATATCCTTCGTCTCCTGACTTTATGGTTCAACCATGGATCTACAACTGAAGTTCAGATGGCATTGCAGAGAGGCTTTTCCCTTGTTAGTATAAACACATGGCTGGTTGTTTTGCCTCAGATAATTGCCAGAATACATTCCAATAACCATGCCGTAAGGGAACTGATACAATCGCTATTAGTGCGAATTGGCCATAGTCATCCACAG GCTCTTATGTATCCTCTTCTCGTGGCATGTAAATCTATTAGCAATTTAAGGAGAGAGGCAGCGCAAGAAGTGGTTGATATAGTTCGACAACATAGTGGTATACTAGTGGATGAG GCCCAACTTGTGTCCACGGAGTTGATCCGAGTTGCAATACTTTGGCATGAGATGTGGCATGAGGCTTTGGAAGAGGCAAGCCGCTTATACTTTGGTGAACATAACATTGAAGGAATGTTGAATGTTTTAGAGCCATTGCATAATATGCTCGAGGAAGGTGCAGCAAGGAATAATTCCACTATTAAAGAGAAAGCCTTCATTCAG GCATACCGGCATGAACTTCTGGAGGCCTATGAATGCTGCATGAGATACAGAAGAACTGGAAATGATGCAGACTTAACTCAG GCTTGGGATCTGTATTACCATGTGTTTCGGCGTATAGATAAGCAGCTTCAAACTTTGACCACTCTGGACTTGCAG AGCTATTGGAATGTCGTGATCTGA